The Salvelinus sp. IW2-2015 linkage group LG15, ASM291031v2, whole genome shotgun sequence genome includes a region encoding these proteins:
- the LOC111973860 gene encoding LOW QUALITY PROTEIN: zinc finger protein 665-like (The sequence of the model RefSeq protein was modified relative to this genomic sequence to represent the inferred CDS: inserted 2 bases in 1 codon), whose protein sequence is MASVKLEDCSQTLELNLNIKDEEEEEKIGKSVSHGDVESLSTSREQQQEDHRAKRSHHCPHCEEIFPILSKLKIHLKIHTGEKPYSCSDCRXSFSQLGHLKTHELIHTGEKPYFCSDCGKNFSRXGSLKSHQRIHTGEKPYSCSDCGKSFTTSGSLTIHQSVHTREKPYSCSDCGKSFSRLGHLKTHXRIHTGEKPYSXSDCGKRFSQFDKLKGHQRIHTGEKPYYCSDCGKSFSLQDSLKSHQXIHTGEKLYFCSDCGKNFSRQDSLKSHQRIHTGEKPYFCSDCGKNFSRQDNLKSHQRMHTXEKPYSCSEAGKSFTTSRGLTVHLRTHTEEKPCSCSDCEKRFSRLGHF, encoded by the exons atggcatcagtgaagctggaagactgcagtcaaacactggagtTGAATCtcaacattaaagatgaagaagaggaggagaagattggGAAATCTGTTTCTCATG gagacgTTGAGTCATTATCTACATCCAGAGAGCAACAGCAGGAAGATCACAGAGCTAAGAGGTCTCACCACTGCCCACATTGTGAGGAGATTTTCCCAATTCTATCAAAGCTAAAAATACACctaaaaatacacacaggagagaagccttactcctgctctgactgtagaAAMAGTTTCTCCCAACTGGGCCACTTAAAAACACATGAACttatacatacaggagagaagccttacttctgctctgactgtgggaagaatttCTCTCGAKGGGGCAGCTTAAAATCACACCAACggatacacactggagagaagccttactcctgctctgactgtgggaagagcttcacaACATCTGGGTCTCTGACAATTCATCAGAGTGTGCACACTAGAGaaaagccttactcctgctctgactgtgggaagagtttctctcGACTAGGCCACTTAAAAACACATGYacgtatacacacaggagagaagccttactcctgRTCTGACTGTGGAAAACGTTTTTCCCAATTTGATAAGTTAAAAGGTCACCAGCgtatacatacaggagagaagccttactactgctctgactgtggcAAGAGTTTCTCTCTACAGGACAGCTTAAAATCACACCAACYgatacacacaggagagaagctttacttctgttctgactgtgggaagaatttCTCTCGACAGGACAGCTTAAAATCACACCAAcggatacacacaggagagaaaccttacttCTGCTCTGATTGCGGGAAGAATTTCTCTCGACAGGACAACTTAAAATCACACCAACGGATGCACac agagaagccttactcctgctctgaagCTGGGAAGAGCTTCACAACATCAAGGGGTCTGACAGTTCatctgagaacacacacagaagagaagccttgctcctgctctgactgtgagaAGAGATTCTCCAGATTGGGCCATTTTTAA
- the LOC111973859 gene encoding zinc finger protein 135-like, whose amino-acid sequence MASVKLEDCSQTLDLNVNIKDEEEEETIGKSVNHGDHVETSSTSREQQQEDHRPKRSHHCPHCKESFSILSKLKIHLKIHTGENLYSCTDCGKNFTTLKVLTVHQRVHERIHTGEKTYSCHNCVKCFTSSTELKIHQRSHTGEKLYFCSDCGASFSRLGNLKTHERMHTGVKPYSCSDCGKSFSRLGHLKTHKRIHTGEKPYFCSDCLKCFTTSTELKVHQRIHTGEKPYSCSDCVKCFTTYSGLEGHRRTHTGEKPYTCSNCVKCFTSSTKLKIHQRTHTGEKPYLCSDCGARFSRLGHLNTHERIHTREKPYSCSDCGKGFSRLGNLKTHERIHTGEKPYSCSDCVKCFTTSTELKGHQRTHTGEKPYSCSDCVKCFTTYPGLIGHQRTHTGEKPFSCSDCVCIRS is encoded by the exons atggcatcagtgaagctggaagactgcagtcaaacactggatctgaatgtcaacattaaagatgaagaggaggaggagacgatTGGGAAATCTGTTAATCATG gagaccaTGTTGAGACATCCTCTACATCCAGAGAGCAACAGCAGGAAGATCACAGACCTAAGAGATCTCACCACTGCCCACATTGTAAGGAGAGTTTCTCAATTCTATCGAAGTTAAAAATACACctaaaaatacacacaggagagaatctgTATTCCTGTactgactgtgggaagaatttCACAACATTAAAGGTTCtgacagttcatcagagagtgCATGAAcggatacacacaggagagaagactTACTCCTGCCATAATTGTGTAAAATGCTTCACATCATCAACTGAGCTAAAAATTCATCAGAgatcacacacaggagagaagctttacttctgctctgactgtggggcTAGTTTCTCTCGACTGGGCAACTTAAAAACACATGAACGTATGCATACAGGagtgaagccttactcctgctctgactgtggaaagagtttctcTCGACTAGGCCACCTAAAAACACATAAACgtatacatacaggagagaagccttacttctgctctgactgtttaaaatgcttcacaacatcaactgagctaaaagttcatcagagaatacacacaggagagaagccttactcctgctctgattGTGTAAAATGCTTCACAACATACTCTGGGCTTGAAGGTCAtcggagaacacacacaggagagaagccttacaccTGCTCTAATTGTGTAAAATGCTTCACTTCATCAACTAAGCTAAAAattcaccagagaacacacacaggagagaagccttacttatGCTCTGACTGTGGGGCGAGGTTCTCTCGACTGGGCCACCTAAACACACATGAACGTATACATACaagagagaagccttactcctgctccgACTGTGGAAAGGGTTTCTCTCGACTGGGCAACTTAAAAACACATGAACgaatacatacaggagagaagccttactcctgctctgactgtgtaaAATGCTTCACAACATCAACTGAGCTAAAAggtcatcagagaacacacacaggagagaagccttactcctgctctgattGTGTAAAATGCTTCACAACATACCCTGGGCTAATAggtcatcagagaacacacacaggagagaagcctttctcctgctctgactgtgtatGCATACGTTCATGA